CGACTCGCTATGCAGGCAAGCAGGACTTCCTAAATACTTCCCAGTGCCTTCGCTTTAGCTAGATTGATCTGAATCTTACTTATAGTTTCCTAGATTTTCGTTTGCTTGGTTGCGAAGCTCACTTCTCAAGAATATAGCAAAAATGGCTTATGGTTTTCCACGGGGAGGGTTAACCCTAACCACGCACCCCTTTCCGTGAATGAGACCTACTTCGACGGCTGTCTAGAACCAAAGGGTTTGcttctactactagagtgTCGTGGATGTCggtctcattcacgaaaaggggtaCGTGGTAACCCTCCCCTCTTTTATCCGCTTACAAAAGTATATACGATCCTTTGATTCCTTTCTGTTGGgcacgattctagcccgtttTCGCAGTTTCCCAAAAGGATATTCGAGTTTTTCGGGCCGCAATTTACAACGTATTCCttgtgttgactgtgagaaggACGCGTTGTATTCCAAGTACAATGATTGCTCGAACTGTCCTTGTTGCCAAtgtgtttttcttttcgagTCGCAGATGCGTCGGTTGGGTGTCTTGTATTCGAAATTCGGATTGTTTAGGATACCCCGTGGACGCATACGGAACAAAAATCGCCGTCCAGAACGGTCTGTGTCTCTCCAAAGCGAGAGCGGAAACCCCAAAAGCTTTTACGGAAGGAGATGCTTTCGTCGGTGACATTTTGGAGGACGATTTTGGTCATGTAAATCGAGACCTCGCCGAGCGGATCTGGAATTGGGAGCAACAGCGTCGACAGGAACTGGATCTTCCCAAAATCGAGTATTCCGTACGTGAGGGTTTACGCCTAGTCGACTGTTTGGTCCATGAAGTCTTGCGCACTAGGAGCGAAGCTGTCACCAGAAGCTCTCGAGTGGAGCTTGTACAGGAAGGCTTGGTCTCCCTTCTAGACGCTATGAGCCATTACCGAAAGGAAGATCACACGGAAACAGATTTTGAGCACACGGCGCGGAAACAGATTCGCAAGCACTTGATTCGTTCGTTAGACCTGGATACTAGGCCGGTCCGGTTGCCACGAGCCGTAATTGTGATGGTCCGAAAAGCGAAGGAGTTGAAGCGAACGATAATTGACGAAAAGGGACGACAGCCGACGTGGAACGACGTGGCAGAAGAACTCCAAATCGCTCGTGAGCGGTTGCATGACTACTTGATCATGGCACAAGGTGGAACCTTATCGATGGAATCAACGGTAGAAATAAATCACCCGCACTTAGAGGACGCCCGCCCCGCTTACGAGGATCAAGAGGAATGGGAGTTAAGCCAAGGTATGGTTTTGGATACAGGACGCGTGATCCGTaaggaagaaatcgtggAGGAATATCAAGACGAAATGCTAGAGTacgaaggcaacgacgaagcgtGGGTACGGCAAGAACAGGTAGCGGGTCTTTTACAAGACCTTATTCCCGATACGGAGGAACCGTCTCCGGACGATTCTGCCTTGCTGATGATGATCCAGCACGATCTCTCCGAGTTTCTGGTGACGACATTAGGCGAGGACGAGGTGAAATGCATTCGCATGGCGTTTGGTCTTGACTCGGGAATCCAGATATCAGTTGCGGATACTGCAAAATCTCTAGAAAAGTCGACGGACGAGGTAAGAGTGCTGTTACAAGGTGGAATTATCAAGTTGAGGGAGTCGTATACGCGACGATACATCGAGCCGTATCTCGAGGACGGTTCCGATAGCGTTTGAAAAGTAGACGGCATCTGCGTACCATCGGAATATGCAACTGCTCAGTAAATATACGTCAGACGGTGAGTTCCTTCCCTTCTACCATAGCTTGCCTCCCATTGTGAAATCTGGTACCATGAATCTCGGACCGATTTtcaaacgaaaagagaaaattcgctatttgggatgagcagggcTGAAAATtacgctatttgggaaaacaTACACTGATTCaaagtgtttttattctcgcgggaaatactttttaAGTAAAAGTTTTAGTTAAGAACAACTCTATATCCTATGTATAGCCATGTGGATTCAATTTCGCAGTTCCCTCCATTATATTTTCGATTCTCCACCTAGCAGCCTACTCATTCTTTATAGAACACACCTCCCGACGAACAAAACTGGTCTGAGGTATTGAGCAgcggcgacgaaaaggatcaagtgcagaaagcaacgcaaggCGTCGAGAGTAAGTGGGATCAGAGCGAATTCATACTGTCACATAGGGTTGTTGGGCTATCCCGTCACGACGGCTTTTactcgcaagccgccgaagagaTGCGTCAAGCTATCGAGTGGCCGTGATCGAGACGTTGTGCATATCGCCACCATGTGGTATCCTTCTTACGGCCCTTCCTGGTTtttccaagccttttttGGCAAGAGCTGCAGCCGGAGCTTGTAACGTAGCATTCTTATTGCTTGCACCCGCCGGCATTACGCGTCGTCATACATCGGCAAAGCTGAAGCAATTGTTTGTCGAACGTTTGCTTGGGCCCACTCGGACACGACTATACGCCATCTTGCAATGCTAGTCCCTTGGAAGCGACCATCAGAGAAGACAAGATACGCGCTCTTTTGGTAGAGCAACTACAGTACAAAAGTGTatcttttcccaaatagcgtaATTTTCAGCCCTGCTCATCCCgaatagcgaattttctcaaacgAAAACTCGATGCGCGCGGTGACTGTGATTCTCTCACAGTGAATGTCTGAACTGTAAATTAACTCACACTAAGAGCGGAGTGGTCATTGCCTTATAGTACCCGTGACTGCACGCGTGTCGCAACGGCTAGCTAGTCGGTGAGTTTCCCGAGGTTTTCCCATTCGTGCTAACCGTGACGTGACCGTGAACGGCTTTTATCGTCCGATTCGTTTGTACCGTCGTTACTCGCTCCGTAATAGCTCGTGTGGTACCCAAAGGAGCTTCTCTGTGTCGAGATACAAACGGTCTCTACTAGAGTAGAAAGCTAATTGTAAAAAGAGAAGTCCACTTTTccgtattgactgtgaatactcTAAAACAAGTACATCCCTTTGCCCTCGTATGTCGAACCAAGCAGGCAAATCGGCAATGCAGACCGGTGATGAAGAGGACTCGGACTTGACGGATCTCCTCCAGAATCAAATGGGCGGCAGCAATACTACCAGCGGGACGGAGACGGCACGCTTCAATCTCGACCACTTAACCCAAGGCAAAATGAGTCTTTCACCCCGCAACACCTCTTCCAAGAAGGCGGCATTTCTTGATGTGGCTTCAAGCTATATTTCCATGCTTTGTCACTATTACCCCGGGCTTTGCggttttttcgtttttctcGGCATTGCTGCTACCCTTGCACTCTTGTCGAATCTCTTCTTCAACCCTACCGAAAACCTCGGTGTGATCAAGCACGATCATTCGAATATCAAGTCGGTGTACGATGTTAAAATGGGTCAGATCGACCACTGGTGCTTGAAAGGCGACAACGACAGCTGCCGATGTGAAGACCCCTTGAATCCTATTAGTCGAGCGGACCACAAATCCTGGGTTCAAGCCTTCAAAGCGAATCGCAGACTCGTCAAAGAATTCCAAGATCCCATCAAGGCAGCCACCCTGGACGTGGCCTTTCTGGGGGAATCAGTCATTGAAGAGATGGATGGGCGCTGGATGGGTCGCAATCGATCCGCTGGTCTCGGCAATATTGGCAAAACGTTCAAGGCGCACTTTTCGAAGCAGAAGGGAGGCACTCTAGAAGGAGTAGCCTTGGGAATAGCTGGCGATACAGCGCCCAACGTGTTGTGGAGACTTATGCACGGAGAGATGACCGACTACTTTAATCCAAAGGTTTGGTGGATCGGTCTAGGAATGAATGATCTGTCCCGAATGCAGTGCTCGGAGGAGGTGGTTGTCCTCGGCATACTGCGAGTTGtcgaagaaattttggaaaagaagccCAATGCTCGCATCGTAATCAATTCGCTTCTGCCAATGGTCAGTGCTCGAAGCGGAGCCTATCCAATTATCAGTGATTACCAGGACTCCTTGGCCGCTAACTCCACAGTCACCCGAAAGAAGCGAAGTGGAACGGCGAACGCCGCATTTACGGTCCCTGTTGAAAACCGGCTTCTCAAGAGCAAAgataag
The Phaeodactylum tricornutum CCAP 1055/1 PHATR_bd_25x34 genomic scaffold, whole genome shotgun sequence genome window above contains:
- a CDS encoding predicted protein, whose protein sequence is MSNQAGKSAMQTGDEEDSDLTDLLQNQMGGSNTTSGTETARFNLDHLTQGKMSLSPRNTSSKKAAFLDVASSYISMLCHYYPGLCGFFVFLGIAATLALLSNLFFNPTENLGVIKHDHSNIKSVYDVKMGQIDHWCLKGDNDSCRCEDPLNPISRADHKSWVQAFKANRRLVKEFQDPIKAATLDVAFLGESVIEEMDGRWMGRNRSAGLGNIGKTFKAHFSKQKGGTLEGVALGIAGDTAPNVLWRLMHGEMTDYFNPKVWWIGLGMNDLSRMQCSEEVVVLGILRVVEEILEKKPNARIVINSLLPMVSARSGAYPIISDYQDSLAANSTVTRKKRSGTANAAFTVPVENRLLKSKDKEKEVVRPKRAPTEEEKDAAAQEEEEARDKAARRKRKKIVRKQKDPVNPIMKDRQRIKKYTPGTLHLRQNKIPLWNSVRAINAQLRKFAGKQDRVSFFDATDIFATREDGQRYVLQSDRISARGHPTNRGYMLWEDAIVKRLDDVLTKMRRDQPDLFSIPTFQNDDDSMDITQETGDGYSAEGDDFEDDAFGYQEDDFIAENREVDSENTGSSEFAPPKDGGVPDSMDDERSDDV
- a CDS encoding predicted protein; translation: MIARTVLVANVFFFSSRRCVGWVSCIRNSDCLGYPVDAYGTKIAVQNGLCLSKARAETPKAFTEGDAFVGDILEDDFGHVNRDLAERIWNWEQQRRQELDLPKIEYSVREGLRLVDCLVHEVLRTRSEAVTRSSRVELVQEGLVSLLDAMSHYRKEDHTETDFEHTARKQIRKHLIRSLDLDTRPVRLPRAVIVMVRKAKELKRTIIDEKGRQPTWNDVAEELQIARERLHDYLIMAQGGTLSMESTVEINHPHLEDARPAYEDQEEWELSQGMVLDTGRVIRKEEIVEEYQDEMLEYEGNDEAWVRQEQVAGLLQDLIPDTEEPSPDDSALLMMIQHDLSEFLVTTLGEDEVKCIRMAFGLDSGIQISVADTAKSLEKSTDENTPPDEQNWSEVLSSGDEKDQVQKATQGVERLLGYPVTTAFTRKPPKRCVKLSSGRDRDVVHIATMWYPSYGPSWFFQAFFGKSCSRSL